A genomic region of bacterium contains the following coding sequences:
- a CDS encoding CoA transferase, which yields MSQPRGALNGLRVLDISSFLAAPQVATFLGDFGADVIKIEPPSGEALRRIGASRNGESLVWAMVSRNKRVITCDLNRPEGRDILRQLVAEANVLVHNYSPAMLERWDCTWEQLRALNSDLVMVSVSPYGHTGPMADRPGAGTMAEAFAGLTHMTGEADGPPMLTSIPLGDTLTGIFGLIGALVACYGRDVNGLGGQHVDVSMYEPILTLMGSTLAAWDPDGDDPPPMRFGSRIETGVPRNIYRTADNRYLCLSGTTDRQVERILALTGRDGPEDQVKFARMADRLAHNDELDALVADWIAQRSLKEAVAVFVEARIPVAPVHDLPGLLADAQVQARNSITLVDHDVLGSVPMAAPAPILSSTPGTINHPGPPIGAHNAEVYAEVLGWDDGRLAQAQADGLV from the coding sequence ATGAGCCAACCAAGAGGCGCTCTCAACGGACTCCGGGTGCTGGACATCTCGTCTTTCTTGGCCGCACCCCAGGTGGCCACCTTCCTGGGCGATTTCGGCGCCGACGTCATCAAGATCGAACCGCCATCAGGCGAGGCCCTGCGCCGCATCGGGGCCAGCCGAAACGGGGAGTCGCTGGTGTGGGCCATGGTGTCGCGCAACAAGCGGGTCATCACCTGCGATCTGAACCGGCCCGAGGGACGCGACATCCTCCGCCAGTTGGTAGCGGAGGCCAATGTGCTGGTCCACAACTACTCCCCGGCCATGCTAGAGCGCTGGGACTGCACCTGGGAGCAGCTTCGGGCTCTCAATTCCGATCTGGTAATGGTGTCGGTCAGCCCCTACGGGCACACCGGCCCGATGGCCGATCGGCCAGGCGCGGGCACCATGGCCGAGGCCTTCGCCGGTCTCACCCACATGACCGGGGAGGCCGACGGCCCGCCCATGCTCACCTCTATACCGTTAGGCGACACCCTCACCGGGATATTCGGCCTCATCGGCGCCCTGGTGGCCTGCTACGGGCGGGACGTGAACGGCCTCGGCGGCCAACACGTGGACGTGTCGATGTACGAGCCCATTCTGACCCTGATGGGCAGCACCCTGGCGGCCTGGGATCCCGACGGCGACGACCCTCCCCCAATGAGGTTCGGCTCCCGCATCGAGACCGGGGTACCCCGCAACATCTACCGCACCGCTGACAATCGCTATCTGTGCCTGTCGGGCACCACCGACCGCCAGGTGGAGCGCATCTTGGCCCTGACCGGGCGGGACGGACCCGAGGACCAAGTCAAGTTCGCCCGCATGGCCGACCGGCTGGCCCACAACGACGAACTCGACGCCCTGGTAGCCGACTGGATCGCCCAACGCTCGCTGAAAGAGGCCGTGGCCGTCTTCGTAGAGGCCCGCATCCCGGTGGCCCCGGTCCACGACTTGCCCGGCCTGCTGGCCGACGCCCAGGTGCAGGCCCGCAACAGCATCACCCTGGTCGACCACGACGTGCTGGGGTCGGTGCCCATGGCCGCGCCCGCACCCATCCTGAGCTCAACCCCCGGCACCATCAACCACCCCGGCCCCCCCATCGGCGCCCACAATGCCGAGGTTTACGCCGAGGTGCTCGGCTGGGACGACGGCCGTCTGGCCCAAGCCCAAGCTGACGGGCTGGTCTGA
- a CDS encoding D-2-hydroxyacid dehydrogenase, translating to MFALVTEKAYGQHRSHFDALDQEGHGLQWLRLADDGQVDGPPDADPEVGWLSSDVFFGGLVERFFEIAEQSPDFRWLQSAAAGVDLDGYQRLMDRGARICNAHLTAIPIAEYVLRAVLDVFQNAGRWRAAQADGRWKHHNFREVWRSRWLIVGLGAIGAETARRARAFEAHVTGVRRHPTGDEPVDAMIAPADVPSALPEADVVVLAVPATPDTENLVDDAFLSAMKPESVLVNIARGKLIDDEALLRALDGDRLAAVVLDVFNTEPLERDHPYWTHPKVVLTPHSSGGGIGRWERGADLFCDNLRRLLAGEPLVNEVTTMELLTTDLPFALGQQ from the coding sequence GTGTTCGCACTGGTGACCGAGAAGGCCTACGGGCAGCACCGGTCCCATTTCGATGCCCTCGACCAAGAGGGCCACGGCCTCCAGTGGCTTCGCCTGGCCGACGACGGCCAAGTCGATGGTCCGCCCGATGCCGATCCCGAGGTGGGGTGGCTGTCGAGTGATGTGTTCTTCGGTGGGCTGGTCGAGCGGTTCTTCGAGATTGCGGAGCAATCCCCCGATTTCCGCTGGCTTCAGTCGGCCGCCGCCGGGGTGGACCTGGACGGGTACCAGCGGTTGATGGACCGGGGTGCCCGAATCTGCAATGCCCACCTCACCGCAATCCCCATAGCTGAGTACGTGCTGCGAGCTGTGCTCGATGTGTTCCAAAACGCCGGGCGGTGGCGAGCGGCCCAAGCCGATGGCCGCTGGAAGCACCACAACTTCCGCGAGGTGTGGCGATCCCGTTGGCTGATTGTTGGGCTGGGAGCCATCGGCGCAGAGACGGCCCGGCGAGCCCGGGCGTTTGAGGCCCACGTGACCGGCGTGCGCCGCCACCCCACCGGCGACGAGCCAGTTGACGCCATGATCGCCCCCGCCGATGTGCCCAGCGCCCTGCCGGAGGCCGACGTGGTGGTGCTGGCCGTGCCCGCCACCCCTGACACCGAGAACCTGGTTGACGACGCCTTCTTGTCGGCCATGAAGCCGGAATCGGTGCTGGTGAACATTGCCAGGGGCAAGCTGATCGACGACGAGGCCCTGCTGCGGGCCTTGGACGGCGACCGGCTGGCCGCTGTGGTCTTGGATGTGTTCAACACCGAGCCTCTGGAGCGAGACCATCCGTATTGGACTCACCCCAAGGTGGTGCTCACCCCCCACTCCTCCGGCGGAGGCATCGGGCGGTGGGAGCGGGGTGCCGATCTGTTCTGCGACAACCTTCGCCGGCTGCTGGCCGGCGAGCCCCTCGTCAACGAGGTGACCACGATGGAGCTGCTCACCACCGACCTTCCGTTCGCCTTGGGCCAGCAATGA
- a CDS encoding GDP-mannose 4,6-dehydratase, producing the protein MRALVTGSRGFVGTHLVAHLNACADDVIEVDRVIGSPPIEDAGAIAELIAETKPDAVYHLAGQSDVAASWSDPMGTFLVNADGTLHVVRACIDAGVERLLAVTSSDIYGMVGPDELPITEHAPLRPVNPYAASKAAAEMVCIQGFLGHGLGVIRARAFNHLGPGQSERFLAPALATRIARNEHSGISVVPVGNLSARRDFTDVRDVVRAYRLLVIDGEPGEAYNVCSGRDVAVSEIAKILLDLAEFPMSLEQDDRLFRPVDLPVQRGDNAKLRATTGWAPEIDLTDTLTDTLEDARNAQTGQTGDSHG; encoded by the coding sequence ATGCGAGCCCTGGTCACCGGGTCGCGGGGTTTTGTTGGGACACACCTAGTTGCTCATCTGAATGCCTGCGCCGACGACGTAATCGAGGTGGATCGGGTGATCGGCAGCCCTCCCATCGAAGACGCCGGGGCCATCGCCGAACTGATCGCCGAAACCAAGCCCGATGCGGTGTACCACCTGGCCGGCCAGAGCGACGTGGCCGCCTCTTGGAGCGATCCAATGGGCACATTCCTCGTCAACGCCGACGGCACGCTCCATGTCGTGCGGGCCTGCATCGACGCCGGAGTTGAGCGACTGCTGGCCGTGACCAGCAGCGACATCTATGGGATGGTCGGCCCCGACGAGCTGCCCATTACCGAACACGCCCCCCTTCGCCCGGTCAATCCCTATGCCGCCAGCAAAGCCGCTGCCGAAATGGTGTGCATTCAGGGATTCCTGGGCCACGGCCTCGGTGTGATCCGAGCCCGAGCCTTCAACCACCTGGGCCCCGGCCAGAGCGAGCGCTTTCTGGCCCCGGCACTGGCGACCCGCATCGCCCGCAACGAGCACTCCGGCATCTCCGTGGTCCCAGTTGGGAATCTCTCGGCCCGACGAGACTTCACCGACGTGCGCGACGTGGTCCGGGCCTACCGCTTGCTGGTGATCGACGGCGAGCCCGGAGAGGCCTACAACGTGTGCTCGGGCCGCGATGTGGCCGTTTCCGAGATCGCCAAGATCTTGCTGGACCTGGCCGAGTTCCCAATGAGCCTCGAACAAGACGACCGCCTTTTCCGGCCGGTCGACTTGCCGGTGCAACGGGGAGACAACGCAAAACTCCGGGCGACCACCGGCTGGGCCCCAGAAATAGACCTCACCGACACCCTGACCGACACCCTTGAAGATGCCCGCAACGCTCAAACCGGCCAAACTGGTGACTCCCATGGCTAG
- a CDS encoding glycosyltransferase family 2 protein, producing the protein MEAKADFRIHVVIVSHDPGLWFDETLESIAAQDLPLVDVTVVDAGSESDSTARVQRFLPQAMVHRLDSNPGFGPAANQVLPDADPAPDFYVFCHDDVALAPNTLRLLAHEAVRSNAGIVGPKYVDWDDPSRILQVGLMVDKTGVSTSSVGVGELDQEQHDVVQEMFAVPGGCVLVRGDLFRAVGGFDPEMSFCYEHVDLCWRARTVGARVMVAPTAVVRHRQRLADRISRTQTEWLVRRHRIRTLLSVYGAWHSVRVIPQAMALSAVELLAALATGHLRQARQIGASWGHNLVRPGSIRRRRQAVGQSRHVGDSHIRLSQARGLAPLATLLANWRSSGEDGTSTGSTLVARLSRSRVSVLVRIATLILVLLGARDLVAGSIPAVGDMAQLGSSSDLLSDWWSDSRPMGLGQEGFAPTGLGVLTLLSWLFLGQTDLLRTVLIVGMVPLGALGLWRLMRPFDSLWIQGVALAVYLANPVPYNALANGAWSALLMYGAVPWLMRAVLAGSCLAPYGTVGGSPGPGLRPPSFLREALAVGLLFGLAGALASEALIVMGLLLAGLILGSLIAGTVKGMARMVAVAVAGAAVAAVLNLPWLADSLPTLLGDRPGGNGGNSWAEILRFDTGPFGDNRLGWALPMAAALPLALAHDSRLAWAVRGWTLYLGTAAVALVAEQDWLPVPLPRPEVIQVPGAVGLAIAVSMGVAAFLVDIRRHRFGWRQVVPFTAVAALVAGMLPALAVVSGGDWNATRDDYSDVAPFSDDDEAAEHRVLWLGHPDVMPLASWNLDGHLSFAISDGVEFPSVAQRWVVRLDNRTSQVADAVLQAPESGTSRLGAELSRWGIGTILVPERLAPPPYGELSQSAPDWLFDMLDSQLDLVPGGLTAGIATYHNTAASPEDIRAAIGAPPDAGNSDLNRLLLSVQIALWVVGLVGIARLSTGDKRRRLDITDLADERSVR; encoded by the coding sequence ATGGAGGCCAAGGCCGACTTCAGGATTCACGTGGTAATCGTGAGCCACGATCCTGGTTTGTGGTTCGACGAGACGCTGGAGTCGATTGCCGCGCAAGACCTTCCCCTAGTGGATGTGACTGTGGTGGACGCTGGCAGCGAGTCGGACTCCACGGCACGGGTTCAGCGCTTCTTGCCCCAGGCCATGGTCCACCGGTTGGACTCCAACCCCGGATTCGGACCGGCGGCCAATCAAGTGCTGCCGGACGCCGACCCTGCTCCCGACTTCTACGTGTTCTGCCACGATGACGTGGCGTTGGCCCCGAACACCCTGCGGTTGCTGGCCCATGAGGCGGTGCGATCCAACGCAGGAATTGTCGGTCCCAAGTACGTGGACTGGGACGACCCCAGCCGCATTCTCCAAGTCGGCCTCATGGTGGACAAGACCGGGGTTTCGACTTCCTCGGTTGGGGTGGGCGAACTCGATCAGGAGCAGCATGACGTCGTCCAGGAGATGTTCGCGGTGCCGGGAGGATGCGTGCTGGTGCGCGGCGACCTCTTTCGGGCCGTCGGCGGCTTCGACCCGGAGATGTCGTTCTGCTACGAGCATGTCGACTTGTGCTGGAGGGCTCGCACGGTGGGGGCGCGTGTCATGGTTGCCCCAACCGCGGTGGTCCGCCATCGCCAGCGGCTGGCCGATCGCATTTCCCGGACCCAAACCGAATGGCTGGTTCGCCGCCATCGGATTCGCACCTTGTTGTCGGTCTACGGAGCCTGGCATTCGGTCCGGGTGATTCCCCAGGCGATGGCGCTGTCGGCTGTCGAACTGCTGGCCGCACTGGCAACCGGTCATCTGCGCCAAGCTCGCCAGATCGGGGCATCGTGGGGACACAACCTGGTTCGACCGGGTTCGATACGGCGACGACGGCAGGCCGTGGGGCAATCCCGCCACGTTGGGGATTCCCACATCCGCCTCTCGCAGGCCCGGGGCCTTGCCCCTCTGGCCACTCTCTTGGCGAACTGGAGGAGCAGCGGGGAAGACGGGACCTCGACGGGAAGCACCCTGGTGGCCCGGCTGAGCCGGTCTCGAGTCTCGGTGCTCGTGAGGATCGCCACTCTGATCTTGGTTTTGCTCGGGGCTCGGGATTTGGTCGCCGGGAGCATTCCCGCGGTGGGCGATATGGCCCAACTGGGGTCGAGTTCTGATCTCTTGAGCGACTGGTGGAGCGACTCCAGGCCCATGGGATTGGGGCAGGAGGGCTTTGCTCCCACCGGCTTGGGAGTTCTGACCTTGTTGAGCTGGTTGTTCTTGGGGCAGACCGATCTGCTGCGCACAGTGTTGATCGTCGGCATGGTTCCACTGGGAGCGCTGGGGCTGTGGCGGCTCATGCGCCCCTTCGACTCCTTGTGGATCCAAGGCGTGGCGCTGGCGGTGTACCTCGCCAATCCGGTCCCCTACAACGCACTGGCCAACGGGGCTTGGAGCGCCTTGCTCATGTACGGGGCGGTGCCCTGGCTTATGCGCGCCGTGCTGGCCGGATCGTGCCTGGCCCCCTATGGGACCGTGGGGGGAAGCCCGGGGCCGGGCTTGCGCCCCCCATCTTTCTTGCGGGAGGCCTTGGCGGTTGGGCTGCTGTTCGGCTTGGCCGGTGCGCTGGCCTCAGAGGCCCTCATCGTCATGGGCCTCTTGCTGGCCGGTCTGATTCTGGGGTCGCTCATTGCCGGGACCGTCAAGGGCATGGCTCGCATGGTGGCGGTGGCGGTGGCCGGAGCGGCGGTGGCCGCGGTTTTGAACCTTCCTTGGCTGGCCGACAGCCTGCCCACGCTGCTGGGCGACCGGCCGGGGGGAAACGGGGGGAATTCTTGGGCCGAGATCCTGCGCTTCGACACCGGGCCATTCGGCGACAATCGCCTTGGTTGGGCCCTGCCGATGGCCGCGGCGCTCCCTCTCGCTTTGGCCCATGACTCCCGGCTGGCATGGGCGGTACGAGGGTGGACGCTGTACCTGGGCACCGCCGCGGTAGCCCTGGTGGCCGAGCAGGACTGGTTGCCGGTGCCCTTGCCCCGGCCCGAGGTGATACAGGTTCCCGGCGCAGTGGGCTTGGCCATCGCGGTGTCGATGGGGGTGGCCGCCTTCCTGGTGGACATTCGCCGTCATCGCTTCGGGTGGCGTCAGGTTGTGCCCTTCACCGCCGTCGCCGCGTTGGTGGCCGGAATGCTGCCAGCCCTGGCTGTCGTTTCGGGTGGCGACTGGAACGCAACCCGCGACGACTACTCCGACGTTGCTCCGTTCTCCGACGATGACGAGGCCGCTGAGCATCGGGTTCTTTGGCTGGGCCATCCCGACGTGATGCCGCTGGCCAGTTGGAATCTGGACGGACACCTGTCGTTCGCGATCTCCGATGGAGTGGAGTTTCCCTCGGTGGCCCAGCGGTGGGTCGTCCGATTGGACAACCGCACCAGCCAAGTGGCCGATGCCGTGCTGCAAGCACCCGAGTCGGGTACTAGCCGACTAGGGGCCGAGCTGTCCCGGTGGGGGATCGGAACCATATTGGTGCCCGAGCGCTTGGCCCCCCCGCCCTACGGTGAGCTGTCACAAAGCGCTCCCGATTGGTTATTCGACATGCTCGACAGCCAGCTCGACTTGGTGCCGGGGGGACTCACTGCGGGCATAGCCACCTATCACAACACGGCGGCAAGTCCCGAGGATATCCGCGCCGCCATCGGCGCCCCGCCCGATGCCGGGAACTCGGATCTGAACCGGTTGCTGCTGTCGGTGCAGATCGCGCTGTGGGTAGTGGGCCTGGTGGGGATAGCCCGGCTCAGCACCGGCGACAAGCGTCGCCGACTGGATATCACCGATTTGGCTGATGAGAGGTCTGTTCGGTGA
- a CDS encoding DUF5719 family protein, whose product MSGRVMRWPLVVIALATVIGLAVADRGDDDSDGGLVQPTRDAISAAPGPDAEGSVWYCSEGTSLPGEFADHTVVVANPTGAAVAAEISVFPTTPIGAVSPRANPEKVLLNVPAQSRSSLRLAEIVESQYTAALVEVDSGSVVVEQRVQGPTGMDVVPCASRSSKTWYFAAGSTRRDARLVFTLFNPFPERAVVKFTFSTDEGLREPHALRGVLVPARSLVVVNATDLVPRFSSVSTTVETQVGRIVAGRLQLFDGSEGLEGLTAGPGVPATRTQWVFPTGPADEGAAEHIVLYNPTDREAAADVRIRLDPSEIGDALPPFELRVPAQQRVALVFGSQGSYPLPSAPFAYGAGESLAEGVGFWAAVQVYNGVPIVAERVVAGSAASSPAGVAATVGTPVHSRSHLIAWNGAGDADVALVVVNASPDSIAQVTVSKVADGRLTPIAQLNPREVSPHSRLVVPVDRLTEGGSFALLVEASQPVVVSRSLLARTGTGIASGLSIPLDPLHLDPSAF is encoded by the coding sequence GTGAGCGGCCGAGTGATGCGCTGGCCCTTGGTGGTGATTGCTCTGGCGACGGTGATTGGGCTGGCGGTGGCCGACCGTGGCGATGACGACTCTGACGGGGGATTGGTCCAGCCCACCCGGGATGCAATCAGCGCGGCGCCCGGCCCGGACGCTGAAGGGAGTGTCTGGTACTGCTCCGAGGGAACCTCGCTTCCGGGCGAGTTCGCCGACCACACAGTAGTCGTGGCCAATCCGACCGGGGCTGCGGTCGCCGCGGAGATATCGGTCTTTCCGACGACGCCGATCGGAGCGGTATCGCCGCGGGCAAATCCCGAAAAGGTGCTGTTGAACGTGCCAGCACAGTCACGGTCCTCCCTCCGGCTCGCCGAGATTGTGGAGTCGCAATACACCGCCGCACTGGTGGAGGTGGACTCCGGCTCGGTTGTGGTGGAACAACGGGTGCAGGGGCCAACCGGCATGGACGTCGTACCTTGCGCCTCCCGCTCCTCAAAGACCTGGTACTTCGCAGCCGGATCGACTCGGCGGGATGCCCGCCTGGTCTTCACCCTCTTCAACCCCTTCCCAGAGAGGGCAGTGGTGAAGTTCACCTTCTCCACCGATGAGGGGCTCCGGGAACCGCATGCCCTCCGCGGCGTACTGGTTCCGGCCCGGTCGCTGGTAGTTGTGAATGCCACCGACTTGGTGCCTCGTTTCTCGTCAGTCTCCACCACCGTGGAGACGCAGGTTGGGCGGATTGTCGCCGGGAGGCTCCAGCTATTCGATGGCAGCGAGGGGCTGGAAGGGCTGACCGCCGGGCCGGGGGTGCCGGCAACCCGGACACAATGGGTCTTTCCCACTGGGCCCGCCGACGAGGGGGCGGCCGAGCACATTGTCTTGTACAACCCGACCGATCGGGAGGCGGCCGCCGACGTCAGGATTCGATTGGATCCCTCCGAAATCGGCGACGCATTGCCACCGTTTGAGCTGAGGGTGCCAGCCCAGCAGAGAGTGGCCCTCGTATTCGGGAGCCAGGGGTCCTACCCCCTGCCTTCCGCGCCCTTTGCCTATGGCGCAGGGGAATCTCTGGCCGAGGGTGTTGGGTTCTGGGCTGCTGTGCAGGTGTACAACGGGGTTCCGATTGTGGCCGAGCGGGTAGTGGCCGGGTCGGCCGCATCGTCTCCTGCGGGGGTGGCGGCGACCGTCGGGACTCCGGTGCATTCTAGGAGCCACCTGATTGCGTGGAACGGGGCCGGGGACGCTGACGTGGCGTTGGTGGTGGTCAACGCCTCGCCCGATTCCATTGCCCAGGTAACCGTGTCGAAGGTTGCCGACGGGAGACTTACTCCCATCGCCCAGCTCAATCCCCGAGAGGTGTCCCCGCATAGCCGCCTGGTCGTCCCGGTTGACCGATTGACCGAAGGTGGCTCTTTCGCGCTGCTGGTGGAGGCCAGCCAGCCGGTGGTTGTCTCCCGTTCGCTGCTGGCTCGGACCGGGACTGGGATTGCCTCTGGCTTGTCGATCCCCTTGGATCCTCTCCACCTCGACCCGTCTGCGTTTTAG
- the ccmA gene encoding heme ABC exporter ATP-binding protein CcmA, whose translation MESAVRLRAAVTLLGRFPALAGVDLDISPGEIVLLKGPNGAGKTTLLRLCAGLCSLASGQGWVLGHDLSEERRMVRRRVALLGHRTGLYDDLTVAENVDFWARAAGASRQDVDEAMERLSLTGRLAETRVGRLSAGQRRRASIASLVVRRPELWLLDEPHAGLDQQTRDTVDSLVRGAAAAGATVVLATHELERIAVLEPRVVSVVGGMVRTGDEPADPQSPNTPSGSEDDRRVS comes from the coding sequence GTGGAATCTGCCGTCCGGCTCCGGGCCGCTGTGACGTTATTGGGGCGGTTTCCCGCCTTGGCCGGAGTTGATCTCGACATCTCGCCGGGGGAGATCGTCCTGCTCAAAGGGCCGAACGGGGCGGGCAAGACCACCCTGTTGCGGTTGTGCGCCGGATTGTGCTCGCTGGCCTCGGGTCAAGGTTGGGTGCTGGGCCACGATCTCAGTGAAGAACGCCGCATGGTGCGGCGCCGGGTGGCGCTATTGGGCCATCGCACCGGGCTGTATGACGATCTCACCGTGGCCGAGAACGTGGACTTCTGGGCTCGGGCCGCCGGAGCCAGTCGCCAAGATGTCGACGAGGCCATGGAGCGACTCTCACTCACCGGGCGTCTAGCCGAAACTCGGGTGGGCCGGCTTTCGGCCGGGCAGCGCCGGCGGGCCTCCATCGCCTCGCTGGTGGTGCGCCGGCCCGAGCTGTGGTTGCTGGACGAGCCCCATGCCGGGCTGGACCAGCAGACCCGCGACACCGTGGACTCACTGGTGCGGGGCGCGGCGGCGGCCGGGGCCACCGTGGTGCTGGCCACCCACGAACTGGAGCGCATCGCAGTGCTGGAGCCCAGGGTGGTGAGCGTGGTGGGCGGGATGGTGCGCACCGGGGATGAGCCGGCTGATCCGCAGAGCCCGAACACCCCCTCTGGCTCGGAGGATGACCGCCGTGTTTCGTGA
- the gmd gene encoding GDP-mannose 4,6-dehydratase — MAERRALITGITGQDGSYLAEFLLEKGYEVVGLVRRSSMVSFERIAHLQNQITIASGDLLDEASLIEALKHHRPTEVYNLAAQSFVQTSFGQAVLTGETTALGVTRLLDAIRIVDPSIRFYQASSSEMFGKVREVPQTEETPFYPRSPYGVAKVYGHWITVNYRESYGLHASSGILFNHESPRRGLEFVTRKITHTVASIFLGRQSELRLGNLEAKRDWGYAGDYVKAMWLMLQQDEPGDYVVCSGETHSVREFCELAFAHLGMDYQEFVVIDEAFFRPAEVDMLVGNPSRATSVLGWHREVGFQDLVAMMVDADLDLLQGKLKGIS, encoded by the coding sequence ATGGCTGAGCGACGAGCGCTTATCACCGGGATCACGGGCCAAGACGGCTCGTATCTGGCTGAGTTCTTGCTCGAAAAGGGCTACGAGGTTGTGGGGCTGGTCCGGCGGTCGAGCATGGTCAGCTTCGAGCGCATCGCCCATCTCCAGAACCAGATCACCATTGCCAGCGGTGACCTACTGGACGAGGCCTCCCTCATCGAGGCGCTGAAGCACCACCGCCCCACCGAGGTGTACAACTTGGCGGCCCAGTCGTTCGTGCAAACCTCGTTCGGCCAGGCCGTCCTCACCGGGGAGACCACTGCACTGGGAGTCACCCGGCTGCTAGACGCCATCCGCATCGTCGACCCCTCCATTCGCTTCTACCAGGCGTCCAGCAGCGAGATGTTCGGCAAAGTTCGGGAGGTTCCCCAAACCGAGGAAACCCCCTTCTATCCCCGCAGCCCATACGGGGTGGCCAAGGTGTACGGCCACTGGATCACGGTCAACTACCGGGAGAGCTACGGGCTGCACGCCAGCTCGGGCATATTGTTCAACCACGAATCCCCCCGACGGGGCCTGGAGTTCGTCACCAGGAAGATCACCCACACGGTGGCCTCGATCTTTCTGGGCCGCCAGAGCGAGCTGCGCCTGGGCAACCTCGAGGCCAAGCGCGACTGGGGATACGCCGGCGACTACGTGAAGGCCATGTGGCTGATGCTCCAGCAGGACGAGCCCGGCGATTACGTGGTGTGCTCGGGGGAAACCCACTCGGTGCGGGAGTTCTGCGAGCTGGCCTTCGCCCACTTGGGCATGGACTATCAAGAATTCGTAGTGATCGACGAGGCCTTCTTCCGCCCGGCCGAGGTCGACATGCTGGTGGGCAATCCCAGCCGGGCCACCTCGGTGCTGGGCTGGCACCGGGAAGTCGGATTCCAAGATCTCGTGGCCATGATGGTGGACGCCGACTTGGACCTGCTCCAGGGGAAGCTGAAGGGGATTTCTTGA
- a CDS encoding AMP-binding protein produces the protein MDAPAEALPTVRDLVLRRADDDSLAVLFEEKQHTYREFTAGCVARAHLLLGGRSEGPFHVGALLDNGPEYSMLLGGAAAAGAAVVGINPTRQGAELARDITHADCGIIITESRHRGLLDGLDLGAATGRVLDVDSPEWAAALAPYAGVEPPDADIDPLAPYLLLFTSGTTGDPKAAICSQARLARIGEVITEMRKLTSEDVFYQAMPMFHSNALMAGWIPCLTAGGIAAFRRRFSASGFLPDVRRFGVTYFNYVGKPLTYILATPEQPDDADNTLRIVFGNEGAVHDLERFSRRFGVPVEDSYGSTEGGVSVSRTPDTPPNALGRADETVKILNPDTGEEAPLAVFDETGKLLNPDEAIGELVSMVSAPTFEGYWNNSEADEERTHGGIYWSGDLAYRDAEGFVYFAGRNFDWLRVDGENFAAAPVERILVRHLDIDLAAVYAVPSPSVGDEVMAAVVRRPGALFDPEEFVEFLAGQDDLGTKWTPRYVRWADSLPQTETNKILKRTLRRERWESDDETWVRDGEGYRRLASDDADAIRAEFEARGRLSVLDV, from the coding sequence GTGGACGCCCCTGCTGAAGCCCTCCCCACCGTTAGAGACTTGGTGCTGAGGCGGGCTGACGACGACAGCCTGGCCGTGTTGTTTGAGGAAAAGCAGCACACCTACCGCGAGTTCACCGCCGGATGCGTCGCCCGCGCCCATCTTCTGCTGGGCGGCCGGTCGGAAGGGCCGTTCCATGTCGGTGCGCTTCTGGACAACGGTCCTGAGTACTCCATGCTGCTTGGCGGTGCGGCGGCGGCCGGGGCGGCGGTGGTTGGAATCAACCCCACCCGGCAGGGGGCGGAGTTGGCCCGCGACATCACCCATGCCGACTGCGGCATCATCATCACCGAGAGCCGCCATCGTGGGCTGCTGGACGGGCTGGATCTGGGCGCAGCCACCGGCCGGGTGCTGGATGTGGATTCCCCGGAGTGGGCCGCGGCCTTGGCCCCCTACGCCGGTGTCGAGCCCCCCGATGCCGACATCGACCCGCTGGCCCCCTATCTGTTGCTGTTCACCTCGGGCACCACCGGCGACCCCAAGGCGGCCATTTGTTCTCAGGCCCGTCTGGCTCGGATCGGCGAGGTGATCACCGAGATGCGGAAGCTGACGTCCGAAGACGTGTTCTACCAGGCCATGCCCATGTTCCACTCAAATGCGCTGATGGCGGGTTGGATTCCGTGTCTGACTGCGGGGGGAATTGCTGCCTTCCGACGCCGGTTCTCGGCGTCGGGTTTTCTGCCTGACGTGCGCCGGTTCGGCGTCACCTACTTCAACTACGTGGGCAAGCCCCTCACCTACATCCTGGCCACCCCCGAACAGCCCGACGATGCCGACAACACCTTGCGCATCGTGTTCGGCAACGAGGGCGCGGTGCATGACCTGGAGCGGTTCTCCCGCCGATTCGGGGTGCCGGTGGAGGACTCCTACGGCTCCACCGAGGGGGGCGTATCAGTGAGCCGCACCCCCGACACGCCCCCCAACGCATTGGGCCGGGCCGACGAGACGGTGAAGATCCTCAACCCCGATACCGGGGAGGAGGCGCCATTGGCCGTTTTCGACGAAACCGGCAAGCTGCTCAACCCCGATGAGGCCATCGGCGAACTGGTGTCTATGGTGTCGGCACCGACGTTCGAGGGCTATTGGAACAACTCCGAGGCCGATGAGGAGCGCACCCACGGCGGCATCTACTGGTCGGGCGATCTGGCCTATCGGGATGCCGAAGGGTTCGTGTACTTCGCGGGGCGGAACTTCGACTGGCTGCGGGTGGACGGGGAGAACTTCGCGGCGGCCCCGGTGGAGCGCATTTTGGTACGCCACCTCGATATCGACTTGGCTGCGGTCTACGCCGTGCCCAGCCCTTCGGTGGGCGACGAGGTGATGGCCGCGGTGGTGCGCCGCCCGGGAGCGCTCTTCGACCCGGAGGAGTTCGTCGAATTCTTGGCTGGCCAAGACGATCTGGGCACCAAGTGGACGCCCCGCTATGTGCGCTGGGCCGACTCCTTGCCCCAGACCGAGACCAACAAAATCCTCAAGCGCACCCTGCGCCGGGAGCGCTGGGAGTCAGACGACGAGACCTGGGTGCGCGACGGGGAAGGCTATCGCCGGCTGGCTTCGGACGACGCCGACGCGATCCGAGCCGAGTTCGAGGCCCGGGGCCGTCTGTCGGTTTTGGACGTCTAG